A region from the Branchiostoma lanceolatum isolate klBraLanc5 chromosome 2, klBraLanc5.hap2, whole genome shotgun sequence genome encodes:
- the LOC136427269 gene encoding CUB domain-containing protein 2-like: protein MAIKILISCLVFLSCFDDGWTRCSRSRPPKACGRSMTSNRGTIKSPRFPRPYLTAATYEDKVCTWLITLPYGQGIKLLLYGYDFAFERFRYTTYTDELQVFRDEMCGEESRIRQYQGNDTEYDIIHIPSNTACIKFFRRTTQNHSHTGFSMSYEAVDDNGECGTNGSSISSQEGYIHSPGYPAASYPQQINCTWVIQALPSQTIQVEFLDFQLSYIYSCDFAPDFVQIGSTNRTYEFKYCDQDTPSTFTSKKNIVWLYFKTGRWRNRGFLVYYKAIGGSPLPDISGADYWTSWARSDWRYFEETRWSSTRGYKKNSEPIDAFAVSTCSSPSLQSAAYLLLATLSSLTLIPGSFLFWTPSLDSNR, encoded by the exons ATGATGGCTGGACAAGATGTAGCAGGTCAAGACCACCTAAAG CATGTGGCCGGAGCATGACGTCAAACCGAGGCACCATCAAATCGCCGAGATTTCCTAGGCCGTATCTTACTGCTGCTACATACGAAGACAAAGTGTGTACCTGGTTGATAACCCTTCCCTACGGCCAAGGCATCAAGTTGCTGTTATACGGTTACGACTTCGCCTTCGAGAGATTTAGATACACCACGTACACGGATGAACTGCAAGTGTTCAGGGATGAAATGTGCGGAGAGGAAAGCCGTATAAGGCAGTATCAAGGAAACGATACGGAATACGACATCATACATATACCAAGTAATACAGCTTGTATCAAGTTTTTTAGAAGGACTACGCAAAATCACAGTCACACAGGATTTTCCATGTCATACGAAG CGGTGGATGACAATGGAGAATGTGGAACCAACGGTTCTTCAATCTCGTCGCAAGAAGGTTATATACACAGTCCTGGATACCCTGCCGCAAGTTACCCACAGCAAATCAACTGTACGTGGGTCATACAGGCCCTACCGTCACAAACAATTCAGGTGGAGTTCTTGGACTTCCAGTTGAGCTACATCTACAGTTGCGATTTTGCGCCAGACTTTGTGCAAATTGGCAGCACTAACAGGACTTACGAATTCAAGTATTGTGACCAAGACACACCTTCTACCTTCACAAGTAAAAAGAACATTGTATGGCTTTACTTTAAGACTGGACGCTGGAGAAATAGAGGATTCTTGGTGTATTATAAAG CAATTGGAGGCTCACCACTTCCAGATATCTCTGGTGCCGACTACTGGACCAGCTGGGCCCGGTCAGACTGGAGGTACTTTGAAGAAACCAGGTGGTCCTCGACACGTG GATACAAGAAGAATTCAGAACCGATCGACGCCTTTGCTGTTTCGACATGCAGTAGTC CTTCACTGCAGTCGGCCGCATATCTTCTCCTTGCCACCCTGTCATCCCTGACTCTGATACCCGGGAGCTTTCTCTTTTGGACTCCTTCCTTGGACAGTAATCGATGA